A section of the Euwallacea fornicatus isolate EFF26 chromosome 12, ASM4011564v1, whole genome shotgun sequence genome encodes:
- the LOC136342682 gene encoding small G protein signaling modulator 1-like isoform X2, translating to MISVFSLGGFSISMSADEKDYKGKLIAVVKKEVKQVMEESVTRKFVHEESGSVTSLCGAVENCLSQGLRRRALGLFKTSSTTALLHKVAKHCPEADRISKKVQELENVDSNKRSSSSSDSVTKPTLKKNLSFPTTPLPRYLWIRLALFDKQLAKIIDYLVSNATKYYDKEALVADPDYGSILSSLLVGPCALDYSRTKSVEHFWTDPPADELVKMHRISSSHSTPPSVRRPILNFGRSLNTSSDDPLLSRNNSQHLAKDYVESLHQNSRAALLFGKNNVLVMPLKDEVTEPMPGYLSLHQTPCGLTIKWTPNQLMNGFTDDSQDKSVFWDYALQVQLDEIVYVHCHQDSEAGGTIILVGQDGVQRPPINFPKGGHMLAFLSCLETGLLPRGRLDPPLWSQRSGANSTTKRRRPLPALSETEETTKDYVFRIIDNSDHKDLLKRKDLMDTKASLPSKVRMQHCSTSTSSESSTKSFSLDQQSVPDSPPSVYIQAVCDSMKKQIISRAFYGWLAYCRHLSTVRTHLSGLVNGKIISGDGASEGITMEKWAELCIDGVVSDFEEVYRLTYYGGVAEGLRKGIWPYLLGHYKFGSTAEQRKELDEETKQAYENIMSEWLAVEAIVRQRDKEDQAHAIAKLSSESVSGDQVPNEIKRELSNEVFEDGITDDEDSSSTEDRIEEASCRKTRRNTIRYESDEEVAQEGRISDNEGCTHDASVKVQCSDEDALCNSSKQSLDEGEMPSNCCDNNNQICETSNPTEDLDFVHNVIVTNASVDITAVDTESPVRHPMDAVIEETHSSLDTCIETHGLASPGRSACVSPASSNGGIYSQELLKTFGLNLHRIEKDVQRCDRNYWYFANENLDKLRNVMCTYVWEHLDIGYMQGMCDLVAPLLVTFDDESLTYACFCHLMERMIENFPNGNAMDCHFANMRSLIQILDAEMYEQMHAHGDYTHFYFCYRWFLLDFKRELVYPDVFATWEVIWAAQHVSSSQFVLFLALALLETYRDIILSNGMDFTDIIKFFNGELMHLLERVQQGFTRVCNRNGREARCGRPAEASQGAGSAASAPDRE from the exons TCCGTGACCTCTCTTTGTGGAGCGGTAGAAAACTGCTTGTCTCAAG GTCTGAGACGGCGCGCACTAGGTCTTTTCAAGACCTCCTCCACGACAGCTCTCCTGCACAAAGTAGCTAAGCACTGTCCAGAGGCCGACAGGATTTCCAAGAAGGTACAAGAACTGGAGAATGTAGACTCGAACAAACGCTCCAGTAGCAGTAGCGATAGTGTCACCAAGCCCACGTTGAAGAAGAACTTGTCATTTCCTACCACACCTTTGCCAAGATATTTATGGATAAG ATTAGCACTGTTTGATAAGCAGCTAGCGAAAATCATAGATTATCTGGTAAGCAACGCTACGAAGTACTACGACAAGGAAGCACTGGTCGCTGATCCGGATTACGGTTCCATCCTCAGCTCCTTGCTAGTCGGACCTTGCGCTTTGGACTATTCTAGGACCAAAAGTGTGGAGCACTTTTGGACTGATCCTCCGGCAGATGAACTG GTCAAGATGCACAGAATATCCAGCAGTCACTCGACCCCACCTTCGGTCCGTAGACCCATCCTGAACTTCGGCAGGTCCTTAAATACCTCATCCGACGACCCCTTGCTATCCAGAAACAACTCTCAACACCTGGCTAAAGATTACGTGGAAAGTTTGCATCAAAACTCCAGAGCGGCCTTACTTTTCGGGAAAAACAACGTGCTGGTCATGCCCTTGAAGGACGAGGTGACGGAGCCGATGCCAGG ATATTTGAGCTTACATCAAACACCCTGCGGACTGACCATCAAGTGGACCCCTAATCAGCTGATGAATGGGTTTACGGACGATTCGCAGGACAAAAGCGTCTTCTGGGATTATGCCTTACAAGtgcagctggacgagattgtATACGTCCATTGCCATCAGGACAGCGAGGCTGGAGGAACTATCATTCTGGTTGGTCAGGATGGAGTCCAACGGCCTCCCATTAATTTCCCAAAGG GAGGTCACATGCTAGCCTTCCTCAGCTGCCTGGAAACCGGACTGCTCCCCAGAGGCCGCCTGGATCCGCCGTTATGGTCGCAGAGATCCGGGGCCAATTCCACGACCAAACGAAGGAGGCCCTTGCCTGCCCTGTCTGAAACTGAGGAGACCACCAAGGACTACGTCTTCAGAATAATCGATAATAGCGACCACAAAGACCTTT TAAAGCGAAAGGACTTGATGGACACCAAGGCGTCCCTGCCTTCGAAAGTGAGGATGCAGCATTGCAGCACCAGCACCAGCTCGGAGAGCTCTACGAAGAGCTTTAGTTTAG ACCAGCAGAGTGTCCCAGACAGTCCTCCCAGCGTGTACATTCAAGCGGTATGCGATTCCATGAAGAAGCAAATCATTTCCCGAGCGTTCTACGGATGGCTCGCGTATTGCCGTCATCTCTCCACAGTCCGCACTCACCTCAGTGGGTtggttaatggaaaaatcatCAGTGGGGATGGGGCTTCTGAGG GCATCACCATGGAGAAATGGGCGGAACTATGCATAGACGGGGTGGTGTCCGACTTCGAAGAAGTCTATAGATTGACCTACTATGGGGGAGTAGCTGAAGGCCTGCGAAAGGGCATTTGGCCCTACTTGCTGGGCCATTACAAGTTCGGCAGCACGGCGGAGCAGCGGAAAGAGCTAGATGAAGAAACGAAGCAAGC TTATGAAAATATCATGTCAGAGTGGCTGGCGGTGGAAGCGATCGTTCGCCAGAGGGATAAAGAAGATCAAGCGCACGCCATAGCTAAGCTGAGCAGTGAGAGCGTTTCCGGGGATCAAGTGCCTAATGAGATAAAACGGGAGCTAAGCAATGAGGTGTTCGAGGATGGAATAACGGATGATGAAGATTCCTCCTCTACGGAAGATAGAATAGAAGAAGCGAGCTGCAGGAAAACGAGGCGAAATACCATTAGGTACGAGAGTGATGAGGAGGTAGCCCAGGAGGGGCGTATCAGTGACAACGAGGGTTGCACGCACGATGCATCTGTTAAAGTACAATGTAGTGATGAAGATGCCTTATGTAACAGTAGCAAGCAGAGCTTAGATGAAGGGGAAATGCCCTCAAACTGTtgtgataataataatcaaatttgCG AAACTTCGAATCCAACAGAAGACCTAGACTTCGTTCATAATGTCATAGTAACGAATGCCTCAGTGGACATCACCGCAGTGGACACAGAAAGTCCGGTGAGACATCCGATGGACGCGGTTATCGAAGAGACCCACTCTTCGTTGGACACCTGCATCGAAACCCATGGATTGGCCAGCCCTGGGAGGTCGGCCTGTGTGTCTCCCGCCAGTTCAAACGGGGGAATTTATAGC CAAGAATTGCTCAAGACCTTCGGTCTCAATCTCCATAGAATCGAGAAGGACGTTCAAAGGTGCGATAGGAATTACTGGTACTTCGCCAACGAAAATCTGGATAAATTAAGGAATGTCATGTGCAC TTACGTCTGGGAACACCTGGACATCGGCTACATGCAAGGCATGTGCGACTTGGTGGCCCCCCTGCTGGTCACCTTCGACGACGAATCGCTCACCTACGCCTGCTTCTGTCACCTGATGGAGCGCATGATTGAAAACTTTCCCAATGGAAACGCCATGGACTGTCACTTCGCCAACATGCGCAGTCTGATCCAGATCCTGGACGCGGAAATGTACGAGCAGATGCACGCCCATGGCGATTACACCCACTTCTACTTCTGCTACCGGTGGTTTCTCCTCGACTTCAAGCGGGAGCTG GTGTATCCAGACGTTTTTGCCACTTGGGAAGTGATCTGGGCCGCTCAGCACGTATCCTCGAGCCAGTTCGTCCTTTTCCTGGCCCTGGCCCTCCTGGAGACCTACAGAGACATCATCTTATCCAACGGCATGGACTTCACTGATATCAtcaagttcttcaacggtgagtTAATGCATTTGCTCGAAAGAGTTCAGCAGGGATTTACTCGTGTCTGCAATAGAAATGGCCGAGAGGCACGATGTGGCCGCCCTGCTGAAGCTAGCCAGGGAGCTGGTTCTGCAGCTTCAGCTCCTGATAGAGAATAA
- the LOC136342682 gene encoding small G protein signaling modulator 1-like isoform X4, protein MISVFSLGGFSISMSADEKDYKGKLIAVVKKEVKQVMEESVTRKFVHEESGSVTSLCGAVENCLSQGLRRRALGLFKTSSTTALLHKVAKHCPEADRISKKVQELENVDSNKRSSSSSDSVTKPTLKKNLSFPTTPLPRYLWIRLALFDKQLAKIIDYLVSNATKYYDKEALVADPDYGSILSSLLVGPCALDYSRTKSVEHFWTDPPADELVKMHRISSSHSTPPSVRRPILNFGRSLNTSSDDPLLSRNNSQHLAKDYVESLHQNSRAALLFGKNNVLVMPLKDEVTEPMPGYLSLHQTPCGLTIKWTPNQLMNGFTDDSQDKSVFWDYALQVQLDEIVYVHCHQDSEAGGTIILVGQDGVQRPPINFPKGGHMLAFLSCLETGLLPRGRLDPPLWSQRSGANSTTKRRRPLPALSETEETTKDYVFRIIDNSDHKDLLKRKDLMDTKASLPSKVRMQHCSTSTSSESSTKSFSLDQQSVPDSPPSVYIQAVCDSMKKQIISRAFYGWLAYCRHLSTVRTHLSGLVNGKIISGDGASEGITMEKWAELCIDGVVSDFEEVYRLTYYGGVAEGLRKGIWPYLLGHYKFGSTAEQRKELDEETKQAYENIMSEWLAVEAIVRQRDKEDQAHAIAKLSSESVSGDQVPNEIKRELSNEVFEDGITDDEDSSSTEDRIEEASCRKTRRNTIRYESDEEVAQEGRISDNEGCTHDASVKVQCSDEDALCNSSKQSLDEGEMPSNCCDNNNQICETSNPTEDLDFVHNVIVTNASVDITAVDTESPVRHPMDAVIEETHSSLDTCIETHGLASPGRSACVSPASSNGGIYSQELLKTFGLNLHRIEKDVQRCDRNYWYFANENLDKLRNVMCTYVWEHLDIGYMQGMCDLVAPLLVTFDDESLTYACFCHLMERMIENFPNGNAMDCHFANMRSLIQILDAEMYEQMHAHGDYTHFYFCYRWFLLDFKRELVYPDVFATWEVIWAAQHVSSSQFVLFLALALLETYRDIILSNGMDFTDIIKFFNEMAERHDVAALLKLARELVLQLQLLIENK, encoded by the exons TCCGTGACCTCTCTTTGTGGAGCGGTAGAAAACTGCTTGTCTCAAG GTCTGAGACGGCGCGCACTAGGTCTTTTCAAGACCTCCTCCACGACAGCTCTCCTGCACAAAGTAGCTAAGCACTGTCCAGAGGCCGACAGGATTTCCAAGAAGGTACAAGAACTGGAGAATGTAGACTCGAACAAACGCTCCAGTAGCAGTAGCGATAGTGTCACCAAGCCCACGTTGAAGAAGAACTTGTCATTTCCTACCACACCTTTGCCAAGATATTTATGGATAAG ATTAGCACTGTTTGATAAGCAGCTAGCGAAAATCATAGATTATCTGGTAAGCAACGCTACGAAGTACTACGACAAGGAAGCACTGGTCGCTGATCCGGATTACGGTTCCATCCTCAGCTCCTTGCTAGTCGGACCTTGCGCTTTGGACTATTCTAGGACCAAAAGTGTGGAGCACTTTTGGACTGATCCTCCGGCAGATGAACTG GTCAAGATGCACAGAATATCCAGCAGTCACTCGACCCCACCTTCGGTCCGTAGACCCATCCTGAACTTCGGCAGGTCCTTAAATACCTCATCCGACGACCCCTTGCTATCCAGAAACAACTCTCAACACCTGGCTAAAGATTACGTGGAAAGTTTGCATCAAAACTCCAGAGCGGCCTTACTTTTCGGGAAAAACAACGTGCTGGTCATGCCCTTGAAGGACGAGGTGACGGAGCCGATGCCAGG ATATTTGAGCTTACATCAAACACCCTGCGGACTGACCATCAAGTGGACCCCTAATCAGCTGATGAATGGGTTTACGGACGATTCGCAGGACAAAAGCGTCTTCTGGGATTATGCCTTACAAGtgcagctggacgagattgtATACGTCCATTGCCATCAGGACAGCGAGGCTGGAGGAACTATCATTCTGGTTGGTCAGGATGGAGTCCAACGGCCTCCCATTAATTTCCCAAAGG GAGGTCACATGCTAGCCTTCCTCAGCTGCCTGGAAACCGGACTGCTCCCCAGAGGCCGCCTGGATCCGCCGTTATGGTCGCAGAGATCCGGGGCCAATTCCACGACCAAACGAAGGAGGCCCTTGCCTGCCCTGTCTGAAACTGAGGAGACCACCAAGGACTACGTCTTCAGAATAATCGATAATAGCGACCACAAAGACCTTT TAAAGCGAAAGGACTTGATGGACACCAAGGCGTCCCTGCCTTCGAAAGTGAGGATGCAGCATTGCAGCACCAGCACCAGCTCGGAGAGCTCTACGAAGAGCTTTAGTTTAG ACCAGCAGAGTGTCCCAGACAGTCCTCCCAGCGTGTACATTCAAGCGGTATGCGATTCCATGAAGAAGCAAATCATTTCCCGAGCGTTCTACGGATGGCTCGCGTATTGCCGTCATCTCTCCACAGTCCGCACTCACCTCAGTGGGTtggttaatggaaaaatcatCAGTGGGGATGGGGCTTCTGAGG GCATCACCATGGAGAAATGGGCGGAACTATGCATAGACGGGGTGGTGTCCGACTTCGAAGAAGTCTATAGATTGACCTACTATGGGGGAGTAGCTGAAGGCCTGCGAAAGGGCATTTGGCCCTACTTGCTGGGCCATTACAAGTTCGGCAGCACGGCGGAGCAGCGGAAAGAGCTAGATGAAGAAACGAAGCAAGC TTATGAAAATATCATGTCAGAGTGGCTGGCGGTGGAAGCGATCGTTCGCCAGAGGGATAAAGAAGATCAAGCGCACGCCATAGCTAAGCTGAGCAGTGAGAGCGTTTCCGGGGATCAAGTGCCTAATGAGATAAAACGGGAGCTAAGCAATGAGGTGTTCGAGGATGGAATAACGGATGATGAAGATTCCTCCTCTACGGAAGATAGAATAGAAGAAGCGAGCTGCAGGAAAACGAGGCGAAATACCATTAGGTACGAGAGTGATGAGGAGGTAGCCCAGGAGGGGCGTATCAGTGACAACGAGGGTTGCACGCACGATGCATCTGTTAAAGTACAATGTAGTGATGAAGATGCCTTATGTAACAGTAGCAAGCAGAGCTTAGATGAAGGGGAAATGCCCTCAAACTGTtgtgataataataatcaaatttgCG AAACTTCGAATCCAACAGAAGACCTAGACTTCGTTCATAATGTCATAGTAACGAATGCCTCAGTGGACATCACCGCAGTGGACACAGAAAGTCCGGTGAGACATCCGATGGACGCGGTTATCGAAGAGACCCACTCTTCGTTGGACACCTGCATCGAAACCCATGGATTGGCCAGCCCTGGGAGGTCGGCCTGTGTGTCTCCCGCCAGTTCAAACGGGGGAATTTATAGC CAAGAATTGCTCAAGACCTTCGGTCTCAATCTCCATAGAATCGAGAAGGACGTTCAAAGGTGCGATAGGAATTACTGGTACTTCGCCAACGAAAATCTGGATAAATTAAGGAATGTCATGTGCAC TTACGTCTGGGAACACCTGGACATCGGCTACATGCAAGGCATGTGCGACTTGGTGGCCCCCCTGCTGGTCACCTTCGACGACGAATCGCTCACCTACGCCTGCTTCTGTCACCTGATGGAGCGCATGATTGAAAACTTTCCCAATGGAAACGCCATGGACTGTCACTTCGCCAACATGCGCAGTCTGATCCAGATCCTGGACGCGGAAATGTACGAGCAGATGCACGCCCATGGCGATTACACCCACTTCTACTTCTGCTACCGGTGGTTTCTCCTCGACTTCAAGCGGGAGCTG GTGTATCCAGACGTTTTTGCCACTTGGGAAGTGATCTGGGCCGCTCAGCACGTATCCTCGAGCCAGTTCGTCCTTTTCCTGGCCCTGGCCCTCCTGGAGACCTACAGAGACATCATCTTATCCAACGGCATGGACTTCACTGATATCAtcaagttcttcaacg AAATGGCCGAGAGGCACGATGTGGCCGCCCTGCTGAAGCTAGCCAGGGAGCTGGTTCTGCAGCTTCAGCTCCTGATAGAGAATAAGTAG
- the LOC136342682 gene encoding small G protein signaling modulator 1-like isoform X3 has protein sequence MISVFSLGGFSISMSADEKDYKGKLIAVVKKEVKQVMEESVTRKFVHEESGSVTSLCGAVENCLSQGLRRRALGLFKTSSTTALLHKVAKHCPEADRISKKVQELENVDSNKRSSSSSDSVTKPTLKKNLSFPTTPLPRYLWIRLALFDKQLAKIIDYLVSNATKYYDKEALVADPDYGSILSSLLVGPCALDYSRTKSVEHFWTDPPADELVKMHRISSSHSTPPSVRRPILNFGRSLNTSSDDPLLSRNNSQHLAKDYVESLHQNSRAALLFGKNNVLVMPLKDEVTEPMPGYLSLHQTPCGLTIKWTPNQLMNGFTDDSQDKSVFWDYALQVQLDEIVYVHCHQDSEAGGTIILVGQDGVQRPPINFPKGGHMLAFLSCLETGLLPRGRLDPPLWSQRSGANSTTKRRRPLPALSETEETTKDYVFRIIDNSDHKDLLKRKDLMDTKASLPSKVRMQHCSTSTSSESSTKSFSLVSDQQSVPDSPPSVYIQAVCDSMKKQIISRAFYGWLAYCRHLSTVRTHLSGLVNGKIISGDGASEGITMEKWAELCIDGVVSDFEEVYRLTYYGGVAEGLRKGIWPYLLGHYKFGSTAEQRKELDEETKQAYENIMSEWLAVEAIVRQRDKEDQAHAIAKLSSESVSGDQVPNEIKRELSNEVFEDGITDDEDSSSTEDRIEEASCRKTRRNTIRYESDEEVAQEGRISDNEGCTHDASVKVQCSDEDALCNSSKQSLDEGEMPSNCCDNNNQICETSNPTEDLDFVHNVIVTNASVDITAVDTESPVRHPMDAVIEETHSSLDTCIETHGLASPGRSACVSPASSNGGIYSQELLKTFGLNLHRIEKDVQRCDRNYWYFANENLDKLRNVMCTYVWEHLDIGYMQGMCDLVAPLLVTFDDESLTYACFCHLMERMIENFPNGNAMDCHFANMRSLIQILDAEMYEQMHAHGDYTHFYFCYRWFLLDFKRELVYPDVFATWEVIWAAQHVSSSQFVLFLALALLETYRDIILSNGMDFTDIIKFFNEMAERHDVAALLKLARELVLQLQLLIENK, from the exons TCCGTGACCTCTCTTTGTGGAGCGGTAGAAAACTGCTTGTCTCAAG GTCTGAGACGGCGCGCACTAGGTCTTTTCAAGACCTCCTCCACGACAGCTCTCCTGCACAAAGTAGCTAAGCACTGTCCAGAGGCCGACAGGATTTCCAAGAAGGTACAAGAACTGGAGAATGTAGACTCGAACAAACGCTCCAGTAGCAGTAGCGATAGTGTCACCAAGCCCACGTTGAAGAAGAACTTGTCATTTCCTACCACACCTTTGCCAAGATATTTATGGATAAG ATTAGCACTGTTTGATAAGCAGCTAGCGAAAATCATAGATTATCTGGTAAGCAACGCTACGAAGTACTACGACAAGGAAGCACTGGTCGCTGATCCGGATTACGGTTCCATCCTCAGCTCCTTGCTAGTCGGACCTTGCGCTTTGGACTATTCTAGGACCAAAAGTGTGGAGCACTTTTGGACTGATCCTCCGGCAGATGAACTG GTCAAGATGCACAGAATATCCAGCAGTCACTCGACCCCACCTTCGGTCCGTAGACCCATCCTGAACTTCGGCAGGTCCTTAAATACCTCATCCGACGACCCCTTGCTATCCAGAAACAACTCTCAACACCTGGCTAAAGATTACGTGGAAAGTTTGCATCAAAACTCCAGAGCGGCCTTACTTTTCGGGAAAAACAACGTGCTGGTCATGCCCTTGAAGGACGAGGTGACGGAGCCGATGCCAGG ATATTTGAGCTTACATCAAACACCCTGCGGACTGACCATCAAGTGGACCCCTAATCAGCTGATGAATGGGTTTACGGACGATTCGCAGGACAAAAGCGTCTTCTGGGATTATGCCTTACAAGtgcagctggacgagattgtATACGTCCATTGCCATCAGGACAGCGAGGCTGGAGGAACTATCATTCTGGTTGGTCAGGATGGAGTCCAACGGCCTCCCATTAATTTCCCAAAGG GAGGTCACATGCTAGCCTTCCTCAGCTGCCTGGAAACCGGACTGCTCCCCAGAGGCCGCCTGGATCCGCCGTTATGGTCGCAGAGATCCGGGGCCAATTCCACGACCAAACGAAGGAGGCCCTTGCCTGCCCTGTCTGAAACTGAGGAGACCACCAAGGACTACGTCTTCAGAATAATCGATAATAGCGACCACAAAGACCTTT TAAAGCGAAAGGACTTGATGGACACCAAGGCGTCCCTGCCTTCGAAAGTGAGGATGCAGCATTGCAGCACCAGCACCAGCTCGGAGAGCTCTACGAAGAGCTTTAGTTTAG TTTCAGACCAGCAGAGTGTCCCAGACAGTCCTCCCAGCGTGTACATTCAAGCGGTATGCGATTCCATGAAGAAGCAAATCATTTCCCGAGCGTTCTACGGATGGCTCGCGTATTGCCGTCATCTCTCCACAGTCCGCACTCACCTCAGTGGGTtggttaatggaaaaatcatCAGTGGGGATGGGGCTTCTGAGG GCATCACCATGGAGAAATGGGCGGAACTATGCATAGACGGGGTGGTGTCCGACTTCGAAGAAGTCTATAGATTGACCTACTATGGGGGAGTAGCTGAAGGCCTGCGAAAGGGCATTTGGCCCTACTTGCTGGGCCATTACAAGTTCGGCAGCACGGCGGAGCAGCGGAAAGAGCTAGATGAAGAAACGAAGCAAGC TTATGAAAATATCATGTCAGAGTGGCTGGCGGTGGAAGCGATCGTTCGCCAGAGGGATAAAGAAGATCAAGCGCACGCCATAGCTAAGCTGAGCAGTGAGAGCGTTTCCGGGGATCAAGTGCCTAATGAGATAAAACGGGAGCTAAGCAATGAGGTGTTCGAGGATGGAATAACGGATGATGAAGATTCCTCCTCTACGGAAGATAGAATAGAAGAAGCGAGCTGCAGGAAAACGAGGCGAAATACCATTAGGTACGAGAGTGATGAGGAGGTAGCCCAGGAGGGGCGTATCAGTGACAACGAGGGTTGCACGCACGATGCATCTGTTAAAGTACAATGTAGTGATGAAGATGCCTTATGTAACAGTAGCAAGCAGAGCTTAGATGAAGGGGAAATGCCCTCAAACTGTtgtgataataataatcaaatttgCG AAACTTCGAATCCAACAGAAGACCTAGACTTCGTTCATAATGTCATAGTAACGAATGCCTCAGTGGACATCACCGCAGTGGACACAGAAAGTCCGGTGAGACATCCGATGGACGCGGTTATCGAAGAGACCCACTCTTCGTTGGACACCTGCATCGAAACCCATGGATTGGCCAGCCCTGGGAGGTCGGCCTGTGTGTCTCCCGCCAGTTCAAACGGGGGAATTTATAGC CAAGAATTGCTCAAGACCTTCGGTCTCAATCTCCATAGAATCGAGAAGGACGTTCAAAGGTGCGATAGGAATTACTGGTACTTCGCCAACGAAAATCTGGATAAATTAAGGAATGTCATGTGCAC TTACGTCTGGGAACACCTGGACATCGGCTACATGCAAGGCATGTGCGACTTGGTGGCCCCCCTGCTGGTCACCTTCGACGACGAATCGCTCACCTACGCCTGCTTCTGTCACCTGATGGAGCGCATGATTGAAAACTTTCCCAATGGAAACGCCATGGACTGTCACTTCGCCAACATGCGCAGTCTGATCCAGATCCTGGACGCGGAAATGTACGAGCAGATGCACGCCCATGGCGATTACACCCACTTCTACTTCTGCTACCGGTGGTTTCTCCTCGACTTCAAGCGGGAGCTG GTGTATCCAGACGTTTTTGCCACTTGGGAAGTGATCTGGGCCGCTCAGCACGTATCCTCGAGCCAGTTCGTCCTTTTCCTGGCCCTGGCCCTCCTGGAGACCTACAGAGACATCATCTTATCCAACGGCATGGACTTCACTGATATCAtcaagttcttcaacg AAATGGCCGAGAGGCACGATGTGGCCGCCCTGCTGAAGCTAGCCAGGGAGCTGGTTCTGCAGCTTCAGCTCCTGATAGAGAATAAGTAG